Part of the Bacteroidales bacterium genome, CGGTAATGATTCTCAGAGCAAAACTACCGGTCAATTTTTGCATGCCAACTTTACCATGAGTCCCTAAATAAATAAGCTTAGCACCTAAATGTTGTGCAACAGAATTTATTGTAGTAAAGATATTTCCGTCTTCTGCTTTAATCTTGACTTCTATACCATATTTTGCAATTAAATCATCGGCGAGTTTTTGTAAACGCTTATAAAGACTATCGATACCCAAGTTTTCATCTTTAAGGTATGCATTGGTATTTTTGTCAATAACGTGTAGTAGATGCAATTCATACTTAAAGAATTGTGCTGCTTCGGCAGCTTGATTCATTGCATTGTTACAAACTTCAGAAAAGTCCGTAGGGACAAGAATAATGTTATTTAATTTATCTTTCATCGGTATTCAATTTTATTTTTCGTATACAAATCTAATGATAATCATCATTGTTACCGAATATAAGACATATATTTTTGAAAATAATTACAATAAATAAAATTTTACAGTTTTATGGTGAGTAAATGTGTTTGCTATCAGATAAAATTATTTGAGATAAGGATCCATTTGAGAATGTAAAATATTTAGTATATCTCTTTTTATTGTGGCGATGGGAGCATTGGTGTTGTTGAGCAGAATAAGTGTAATATCGTTTTCAGGCTCTAAAGTAATAGTGGAAGTAAATCCATGCCAAGCACCATTATGGAAAATATAACTGTGTTTTCCGTCTTTCCTCAATCGCCAACCAAAGCCATAGTTTATACTTCTAGAGTTGCGCAATATTGCTTTAGAATAAGCCTCTTCTAAAGTTTTTTTATCTACTAATTCGTAATTATTTAAGGCTTCAGTGAATTTATAAATATCGTGAACCGTTGAGTAAATGCTTTTATCTCCTAAAATTTCATTGTTTGCATCATGAAAATATTGACGACGTCTTCGCCATTGAGAATTATAACCTAAAACCTGATTGCTATCTTGTTCTATATCAACGCGATTATAAACATAACTATGTGTCATACCTAATTTGTCAAATATTTCAGTTTGGAGAAAGTCGCCAAAATATTGATGGGTAATTTTTTCTATAACCAAGGCCAGAACGGCATAACCGGTATTAGAATATTCAAATCTTCGACCGGGAATATTATTTAAGGGTAAATTATGAGATATTATCAAGTTTAGCATTTTCTGGTTAGTAATGCTGCTGTCGTTAACCCAATAATTATCAACTAAGTACATGTAGTTTTGAAGTCCGCTGGTATGGTTTAGCAAATGTCGAATACTAATTTCAGGATAAGGAAAATCCGGAATATAGTTTTTTACTTTATCATCATAATCGAGTAGACTCCTCTCTTTTAAAAGCATTATACTAAGAGCCGTAAAGGGTTTGCTGGCAGATGCTAATTGGAAGCTTGATTCTATCTTTATAGGAGTTCTATTGGAGAAATTGGCTATTCCTCTGGCTTCTTCAAAAATAATTTTACCTTTAACGGCTATCAAGGCAGTACCATTAAAACGGTAGTTTTCTAAAGTTTTATGAAGTTTCTCATTTGTTAGTTCTACTATCTCTTCAGGAACGGGAAATTCGTTTGTAGCAGGGCTTTTTAATAAAGGTTTGCCATCTATAACCAAGGCGCTCATCCCCAATGGATAACTAAAAAGTATGATTAAAATTATAGACAGCAAGCTTTTATAAATGCTCATAAATGAGTTTTTTCAAAAATAACGCTGCGAAAGAACAAAAAAATGAAAATAAAATAAAGTTTTTAACATCTTTTATTGAATAAAGAGAAATTGATTTTAAAGATTTTAATTATTTAATTATTTGATTCTTTACATAAAAAGGAATATTTTTACCTTCTTGTTTCTTTTAGAAATTGATTAAACTATAACTCATGGAAAATCCGTCATCACTTGCTAATCCCAAAAAGTTGAGTCTTAAGGATTTTCCTGCTGAAAAGAAACGGAAGAAAGAGAGTTGGTGGAAAAAATATAGAAGGCGACAAAAGCGAAATGCAAAATATCATCATAAGGAAAAGAATATAAAGCATATAGGTCGTCAAAAGCAAAAAAGGAAAAGTCCCGGATTTTTCAAGCGTATTATGCTTGATTTTCAGGAGAATAGAAAAGAGCGTAGAGAATTACGTGCCGAAAGAAATAGAATACGAAAGCATCAACCCAGTTTTATTAAACGCTTAAAGTATGATTTTAGGGAATATCGACAAGAACAACATTGGAAAAATAAACAGTCGGCAAAAAGAAAAGGACAACGTAATTTTTGGTCTGCTATTCTTTTGTTTTTTTTAGGGCCACTACTTGATTTTAGAGATGAAGTTATAGCAGAGCGAGCTGAGAAAAAACTTAGAAAAGCAAAGTTTCCTCAGCCTAATCTATTTCAAAGACTTTGGGAGGATTATAAGGAAGTGCGTGATACTGCTCGACAGAGAAAACATTTAGACCGTATGGTTAGGAAGTCGTTAAGCTTTGTTGTAGAGGAAGATAAACGTGTTTTTTCACTTCGTGAAGAGCTTGAACATATGCGAGATACTTGGAAAGGATTGCCTTGGAATTGGCCTCGTGAGATCCAAAATATGATTGCTGTTACGATAGTATTTGTTTTGACATTCAGTATTCTTTTTGGAATTTTTCAATTGTCTAAATTTCTTGTTGCTGCAGCTTATTCCATCCCCGGAGTTTGGCGTGATGGAATGATTGTTTTTACTATTCCTGATCCATCACCGCTTTGGACGTATTCTTCTGTATTATCGGTATATAGTGTTGGTCCGTTTGTGTTGGTTATTATTGGTTTTATTTTTCAACGATTACAGAAAAAAGTTAAAGATCAGGGATCTTTTAAAAGTTTGGTTTTAATGTGGATTTATGTAAATGCATATATTCTGGTTTTCGGAACATTTCTTGCCGGATATTTTACAGATAGGGGGTTTGGATATGTTATGGGCTGGCTTTATATTCCTTGGATAGTTGAAGTCCCTCTTGCTTTATTCTCTGTTGTAATGCTTTGGGTTATAGGTTATAGGTTAGGAAAGAAAATGCTGGTTTTTCGACATTCAAACTTTTTTATTGATACAGTACTTCCGCAATTGTATTATAAGTTGATATATTTTTATATTCCTATAATAGTGGGTATAGGGATTCTGTTTTTAATGGGGCTCAATAATAATGATTTTACTCAGAATATAGTTTATGTATCAATATTAACCATGTTAACACCCACACTTAGGTTTATTCCCGAAAAATCTCAAATATGATTAAGAATTAATTTTGCCGTGTAGGCGCAAAAATATATATATTAAAAATGAATAAATCAATAAGACAACTTCAGCCACAGAGTGTTTGGGAATTTTTTGATGATATATGTCAAATTCCTCGTCCTTCAAAAAAAGAAGAGAAAATCAAAGCTTATCTATTTGAGTTTGGAGCAAAATATAAGCTCGAAACTTTGGAAGATGAAATAGGAAATATTCTTAT contains:
- a CDS encoding beta-lactamase family protein: MSIYKSLLSIILIILFSYPLGMSALVIDGKPLLKSPATNEFPVPEEIVELTNEKLHKTLENYRFNGTALIAVKGKIIFEEARGIANFSNRTPIKIESSFQLASASKPFTALSIMLLKERSLLDYDDKVKNYIPDFPYPEISIRHLLNHTSGLQNYMYLVDNYWVNDSSITNQKMLNLIISHNLPLNNIPGRRFEYSNTGYAVLALVIEKITHQYFGDFLQTEIFDKLGMTHSYVYNRVDIEQDSNQVLGYNSQWRRRRQYFHDANNEILGDKSIYSTVHDIYKFTEALNNYELVDKKTLEEAYSKAILRNSRSINYGFGWRLRKDGKHSYIFHNGAWHGFTSTITLEPENDITLILLNNTNAPIATIKRDILNILHSQMDPYLK